In Eriocheir sinensis breed Jianghai 21 unplaced genomic scaffold, ASM2467909v1 Scaffold1446, whole genome shotgun sequence, the following are encoded in one genomic region:
- the LOC126990093 gene encoding uncharacterized protein LOC126990093 — protein sequence MTVYICAVADCKSSSQKKDPEVKGWARFPKKKEAARRRLWVTRCKRGPTWKATRHHALCSNHFIDWNNGPSPSHPDPELFGYNQWRPKNNAGAISGLGARTPAADRGDQEPLTQSLPSSHSAPALPVNIDFIKETDEEVQTDVHIEVETWAHNASVQVDAEQFLQIEVVPEPQDHTYSASAIATTSAAEPKDVGVQVEREADLTEAPTDQRARTRGRILASDKSVQRYTGLPNKSVLISIYQTIKKRAKTINYWKGPKSIKENLKKGARGRKKILDTFDEYLITLVYIRQGFPGWFLGDLFAVSQASVSCITNTWINVLYEVLQPWLLWPSAQQVRDNLPDWYPVKYADTRVILDCTEIYINKPANCSAQAMTYSMYKHHNTAKVLVGITPTGIITFVSTPYGGNTSDRHIAEVELIDKIEPGDAVMVDRGFNIGDLLLQSPT from the exons ATGACAGTCTACATATGTGCTGTTGCCGACTGCAAATCCTCTTCGCAGAAGAAGGATCCTGAGGTGAAGGGCTGGGCTCGTTTTCCAAAGAAAAAAGAGGCTGCCCGAAGACGTTTGTGGGTGACCAGATGTAAGAGGGGACCTACATGGAAAGCCACCCGACACCATGCACTGTGCTCAAATCACTTTATAGACTGGAACAACGGGCCGTCACCATCGCATCCTGATCCAGAGTTGTTCGGCTACAATCAATGGAGGCCGAAAAACAACGCTGGTGCCATCAGTGGGCTTGGAGCACGAACACCAGCGGCTGACAGAGGCGATCAAGAACCACTAACCCAGTCACTGCCCTCTTCACACTCTGCCCCTGCCTTGCCAGTCAACATTGACTTCATAAAGGAAACTGACGAAGAAGTACAAACTGATGTCCATATTGAAGTCGAGACATGGGCTCACAATGCATCAGTTCAAG TTGATGCTGAACAGTTTCTCCAGATAGAGGTAGTGCCGGAACCACAGGATCACACCTATTCAGCATCAGCCATTGCTACTACTTCAGCAGCTGAGCCCAAGGATGTTGGAGTACAAGTTGAAAGG GAGGCAGATCTAACAGAAGCACCTACTGATCAGAGAGCCCGGACCAGAGGAAGGATTCTTGCTAGTGACAAGAGTGTTCAGCGCTATACAGGTCTTCCTAACAAAAGTGTTTTGATTTCTATTTATCAGACCATTAAAAAGAGAGCAAAAACAATTAATTACTGGAAAGGGCCAAAAAGCATAAAGGAAAATTTAAAGAAAGGGGCACGTGGCCGTAAGAAAATACTAGATACTTTTGATGAGTATTTAATTACACTTGTGTACATCCGTCAAGGTTTTCCGGGCTGGTTTTTAGGCGACTTATTTGCAGTCTCACAAGCTTCAGTTTCATGCATCACTAATACCTGGATAAATGTATTGTATGAGGTACTGCAACCGTGGCTATTGTGGCCTTCAGCTCAGCAAGTTAGGGACAACCTTCCTGATTGGTATCCAGTAAAGTATGCAGATACAAGGGTAATTTTGGATTGCACAGAGATTTATATCAACAAACCAGCAAACTGCTCTGCTCAAGCAATGACATACTCCATGTATAAGCATCACAACACTGCCAAAGTTCTTGTTGGCATAACACCAACAGGAATTATTACATTTGTGTCAACTCCATATGGTGGTAACACATCTGATAGGCACATTGCAGAGGTTGAACTGATAGACAAAATTGAACCAGGAGATGCTGTCATGGTGGATAGAGGGTTCAATATTGGAGACCTACTGCTGCAAT CACCTACATGA